One region of Flavobacterium sp. KACC 22763 genomic DNA includes:
- a CDS encoding C40 family peptidase, which translates to MKALTFISLLFFITLSSFNLKKEKKQNQNNPTQTEINRDSIITYAKQYLGTPYVYASSNPKKGFDCSGFVCYVFKNFGMTLPRSSSGYKNLGKALKPEEFKVGDVLVFYGYKNRNVVGHVGIICEANGMQSKFIHASSGKAQQVTITALDTEHYTKRFYKCVDVLAK; encoded by the coding sequence ATGAAAGCCCTGACCTTTATTTCTCTATTGTTTTTTATCACTCTTTCTTCTTTCAATTTAAAAAAGGAAAAAAAACAAAATCAAAACAATCCAACTCAAACCGAAATCAATCGTGATTCTATTATTACTTACGCCAAACAATACTTAGGGACTCCTTATGTATACGCCAGCAGTAATCCGAAAAAAGGATTTGACTGTTCAGGTTTTGTGTGTTATGTTTTTAAAAATTTTGGAATGACACTTCCAAGAAGTTCCAGCGGTTACAAAAATTTAGGCAAAGCTCTAAAACCAGAAGAATTTAAAGTGGGTGACGTTTTAGTTTTCTACGGATATAAAAACAGAAATGTTGTTGGTCACGTTGGTATAATTTGCGAAGCCAACGGAATGCAGTCAAAATTTATTCATGCTTCATCTGGAAAAGCGCAACAGGTAACTATAACAGCACTTGATACAGAACATTACACCAAGCGCTTTTATAAATGTGTTGATGTTTTAGCGAAATAG
- a CDS encoding SGNH/GDSL hydrolase family protein: MFPKKIAILISFLLISAVSTSQTLNSNKTFLYQGRVDKLQNDQVILIGTASSVAFNFTGNECSISLQSVEDHHNYVQLVLDDKYIGKIRIEKGAIQSFPIKVTENIKKHRLEIYKNTEAQSGNILFVGTTAKLVPISFQKRKKIEFIGDSITCGAASDPSDVPCDKGEYMDHHNGYYAYGPTLSRTIGVDYLMSCVSGIGMYRNWNDEHKDEAIMPDVYPNLYLTKDASKPKYDFTFQPDIISIALGTNDFSGGDGKKERLPFNPEKYVSNYINFIKMLYEHNPNVQIVITNSPMVGGERAVVFEECLNKVKNAFANDKAHKPIQIFKFKPMTPNGCTGHPDVADHKVLAEEYGPFLKKLLNEK, translated from the coding sequence ATGTTTCCAAAAAAAATAGCTATTTTAATTTCGTTTTTGCTGATTTCGGCCGTTTCCACTTCGCAAACGCTAAATTCAAATAAAACCTTCTTATATCAAGGTAGAGTTGACAAACTTCAAAACGATCAGGTTATTTTAATTGGAACAGCTTCTTCAGTTGCTTTTAATTTTACTGGAAATGAATGTTCGATTTCACTACAAAGCGTTGAGGACCATCATAATTATGTCCAATTGGTTTTGGACGATAAGTATATTGGGAAAATTAGAATTGAAAAAGGAGCAATCCAGTCATTTCCAATAAAAGTTACCGAAAATATAAAAAAGCACAGATTAGAGATTTATAAAAATACAGAAGCTCAAAGCGGTAATATTTTGTTTGTTGGAACAACAGCAAAACTGGTTCCGATTTCGTTTCAAAAGAGAAAGAAAATAGAATTTATTGGTGATTCTATTACGTGCGGTGCAGCGAGCGATCCGTCAGATGTTCCTTGTGATAAAGGAGAATATATGGATCATCATAATGGCTATTATGCATATGGACCAACACTTTCAAGAACAATTGGTGTTGATTATTTAATGAGTTGTGTTTCGGGAATTGGAATGTACAGAAACTGGAACGATGAGCATAAAGACGAAGCGATAATGCCAGATGTTTATCCTAATTTATATCTAACGAAAGATGCTTCAAAGCCTAAATATGATTTCACTTTTCAGCCAGATATTATCAGTATTGCTTTAGGAACAAATGATTTCTCTGGTGGAGATGGTAAAAAAGAACGTCTTCCGTTTAATCCTGAAAAGTATGTTTCGAATTACATCAATTTTATAAAGATGTTATACGAACACAATCCGAACGTGCAAATTGTAATTACAAACAGCCCAATGGTTGGCGGAGAAAGGGCAGTAGTTTTTGAAGAATGTTTGAATAAAGTTAAAAATGCTTTCGCGAATGACAAAGCGCACAAACCAATTCAAATTTTCAAGTTCAAACCAATGACTCCAAATGGATGTACGGGACATCCAGACGTAGCAGATCATAAGGTTTTGGCAGAAGAATATGGTCCATTTTTAAAGAAGTTGCTAAATGAAAAATAA